A region from the Agarivorans sp. Alg241-V36 genome encodes:
- a CDS encoding chemotaxis response regulator protein-glutamate methylesterase, with the protein MAIKVLVVDDSSFFRRRVSEIINADPSLEVVDTAKNGREAIDMVARLKPDVVTMDIEMPIMDGITAVREIMAKNPTPVLMFSSLTHEGAKATLDALEAGALDFIPKKFEDIARDREEAVSLLQQRVKAIARRRVSARRTVSPPAESAPARPNPAARPAVKSSASAPAPQPKERVSARFKPSGKRYKLVAIGTSTGGPVALQTILTQIPAGFSKPILLIQHMPATFTAAFAQRLNSLSRINVKQAEDGDELRPGCAYLAPGGKQMLVEGRGTYGRLRVIDGNDKVNYKPCVDITFASLAKSHQSNVLAMILTGMGADGRDGARLLKEQGSTIWAQDEASCVVYGMPQAVASAGLASEQLPLDRFCEAIVAEIGNG; encoded by the coding sequence ATGGCAATAAAAGTACTTGTAGTTGATGATTCGAGCTTTTTCCGACGCCGGGTAAGCGAGATCATCAACGCAGACCCTTCTTTAGAAGTGGTCGATACCGCAAAAAATGGCCGTGAAGCCATCGACATGGTCGCTCGTCTAAAACCCGATGTAGTGACTATGGATATCGAAATGCCGATAATGGACGGTATTACTGCGGTTCGCGAAATAATGGCGAAGAATCCAACCCCGGTTCTTATGTTCTCATCGCTAACTCATGAAGGTGCCAAGGCCACCCTGGATGCCCTAGAAGCTGGTGCCCTAGATTTTATCCCTAAAAAGTTTGAAGATATTGCTCGAGATAGAGAAGAAGCTGTTAGCCTGCTTCAGCAACGTGTAAAAGCGATTGCTCGTCGCCGTGTTAGCGCCCGCAGAACTGTTAGCCCTCCGGCAGAAAGTGCGCCAGCTAGACCTAATCCAGCGGCAAGGCCGGCAGTAAAATCGTCAGCAAGTGCACCAGCTCCTCAGCCAAAAGAGCGCGTTAGTGCGCGTTTCAAGCCCTCAGGTAAGCGCTATAAACTTGTGGCTATTGGCACCTCAACTGGCGGCCCGGTTGCACTACAAACCATTCTTACCCAAATACCGGCAGGTTTTTCGAAACCTATTTTATTGATACAACACATGCCTGCTACGTTCACAGCTGCCTTTGCTCAGCGACTAAATAGTTTGTCGAGAATTAATGTGAAACAGGCAGAGGATGGCGATGAATTACGCCCTGGCTGCGCGTATTTAGCGCCAGGTGGTAAGCAAATGCTAGTTGAAGGTCGTGGCACTTATGGTCGTTTGCGTGTTATCGATGGGAACGACAAAGTAAACTATAAGCCTTGTGTTGATATTACCTTTGCTTCCTTAGCAAAGAGTCACCAATCTAATGTATTGGCGATGATCCTAACGGGTATGGGCGCAGATGGCAGAGACGGTGCCCGTTTGCTGAAAGAGCAAGGTTCTACTATTTGGGCGCAAGATGAAGCTAGTTGTGTGGTGTACGGTATGCCTCAAGCGGTAGCTAGTGCAGGTTTAGCGTCTGAGCAACTCCCTCTTGATCGCTTTTGTGAAGCGATTGTAGCGGAAATAGGGAATGGATAA
- a CDS encoding flagellar motor protein, which yields MDKLSIAGVFIAFSAVGLGHSLAGGSFSDLVNLHAFIIVLGGTVGAVMLQTPASQFVQAIKSVPRVWQNQQLDVKKQSQLILSWSHTVRKDGYLVLEKHRQQADAFSVLGLEMLIDGAETAQLKQSLEDIIDLEQNRLEKQAGVFEAMGGYCPTVGILGAVLGLIQAMDFLTSPEQLGQGIAVAFVATIYGVGFANFVFLPIANKLRALAGERAIYQEMTLAGLVSIAEGASSMEVQRRLHSFSAELH from the coding sequence ATGGATAAACTTAGCATTGCTGGCGTGTTTATCGCCTTCTCTGCTGTTGGTTTAGGTCATTCTTTAGCGGGTGGTAGTTTTTCAGATCTGGTTAATTTGCACGCCTTTATCATCGTTTTAGGTGGTACGGTAGGCGCTGTTATGCTGCAAACTCCCGCTTCTCAATTTGTCCAAGCGATAAAATCCGTTCCGCGAGTTTGGCAAAATCAACAGCTTGATGTTAAGAAGCAAAGCCAACTAATTCTGAGTTGGTCCCACACTGTTCGTAAAGATGGTTACCTAGTATTAGAAAAACATCGACAACAAGCCGATGCCTTTAGTGTATTGGGCTTAGAGATGTTGATAGATGGGGCCGAGACCGCGCAGTTAAAACAGTCATTAGAAGACATTATCGATCTAGAGCAAAACCGTTTAGAGAAGCAAGCTGGTGTATTTGAAGCCATGGGAGGTTATTGCCCAACCGTTGGTATCCTCGGCGCAGTGTTGGGGCTAATTCAAGCCATGGACTTTTTAACGAGTCCTGAGCAATTAGGCCAGGGAATTGCGGTGGCATTTGTTGCCACTATTTATGGGGTGGGCTTTGCCAACTTTGTGTTTTTGCCCATTGCCAATAAGCTTCGTGCTTTAGCAGGAGAGCGAGCAATATACCAAGAGATGACGCTAGCCGGTTTAGTCTCTATTGCTGAGGGTGCGAGTAGCATGGAAGTGCAGCGGCGCTTACATAGTTTTAGTGCGGAACTTCACTAA
- a CDS encoding flagellar motor protein MotB — MRHRYATQAKRNASTERWLVSYADYMTLMFALFVVLYAMAIANENDYPELQTRLQHAISLFETDKASSQAMIAVESEGSSEAGILSGGQSILDGEVFKRVEITPMPSDYPSNADDEGFIQLAEQLATEFKDFLKTDDIVISYDEQWLTIELDSRLFFASGSAYLLKPAAQVIDVLAEKLSRIDNYIRVRGYTDENSIDSELYPSNWELSAARATRVLRELQARGVAPARMALEAYAEFSPDETKVSNRKNRRVVIALAKTLWQAKVEVSSETPVKVEAEPTKQPDSETMLAVPLEGGGVRFTTRQEE; from the coding sequence ATGCGTCATCGCTACGCCACGCAGGCAAAGCGTAACGCAAGTACTGAACGCTGGTTGGTGTCTTATGCTGATTATATGACGCTAATGTTTGCTTTGTTTGTTGTTTTGTACGCTATGGCAATTGCCAATGAAAATGACTATCCCGAGCTGCAAACCCGTTTGCAACATGCTATTTCACTTTTTGAAACCGATAAAGCCTCAAGCCAAGCTATGATTGCCGTTGAGTCAGAAGGCTCTTCAGAGGCGGGCATTTTATCCGGCGGGCAATCTATATTAGATGGGGAAGTCTTTAAACGTGTCGAAATTACTCCAATGCCTAGCGATTATCCAAGCAATGCCGACGATGAAGGCTTTATTCAGCTGGCGGAACAATTGGCAACAGAGTTTAAAGATTTTCTAAAAACTGACGATATAGTAATAAGTTATGATGAACAATGGCTCACAATAGAACTCGATAGCCGATTGTTTTTTGCTAGTGGCAGTGCCTATTTGCTCAAACCAGCTGCTCAGGTTATCGATGTACTAGCGGAAAAGCTAAGTCGAATTGATAACTATATTCGAGTTCGTGGTTACACTGATGAAAACAGCATTGATAGTGAACTCTATCCTAGCAATTGGGAGTTATCTGCGGCGCGAGCAACCCGTGTCTTAAGAGAGTTGCAAGCTAGGGGCGTAGCGCCTGCTAGAATGGCATTAGAAGCTTATGCTGAGTTTTCACCCGATGAAACTAAAGTGAGCAATCGGAAAAACCGCCGAGTAGTCATCGCCTTAGCGAAAACTTTATGGCAAGCAAAAGTGGAAGTAAGCTCTGAAACGCCGGTTAAAGTAGAAGCCGAACCTACGAAACAACCAGACAGTGAAACCATGTTAGCTGTACCCTTAGAAGGCGGTGGGGTACGTTTTACAACAAGGCAGGAAGAATAG
- a CDS encoding ParA family protein, producing the protein MKVWTVANQKGGVGKTTTVISLAGLLAQQGKRVLLLDTDPHASLTSYLGFDVDSVQGTLYELYQNSQIDDAMVTHSIQATAFDNLDLIPASMALATLDKVLGQREGMGLILKRILSRVEGKYDHVLIDCPPVLGVMMVNALAASDRVLVPVQTEFLAIKGLERMVKTLAIMQRSCPGPLRYTVVPTMYDKRTRASLAALKELQETYPKNIWNSVIPIDTKFRDASLRHTPPSYHIKNCRGVFAYQTLLAHLLQMTDEQGLL; encoded by the coding sequence GTGAAAGTTTGGACAGTAGCCAATCAAAAAGGTGGCGTAGGTAAAACCACTACGGTAATTTCGCTTGCCGGTTTGTTGGCGCAACAGGGTAAACGTGTACTGTTGTTAGATACCGATCCGCATGCTTCGTTAACTAGCTATTTGGGTTTTGACGTTGATAGTGTGCAAGGCACCCTATACGAGCTTTATCAAAACAGCCAAATTGATGATGCAATGGTCACTCATAGTATTCAGGCCACGGCATTTGATAACTTAGACCTGATCCCAGCCAGTATGGCTTTAGCCACTCTAGATAAAGTGCTGGGGCAGCGAGAAGGAATGGGCCTAATACTCAAGCGCATTTTGTCTCGCGTTGAAGGTAAATACGACCATGTGCTTATTGATTGCCCGCCTGTGTTGGGGGTAATGATGGTGAACGCTTTAGCTGCCAGTGACAGAGTGTTAGTGCCTGTGCAAACAGAGTTTTTAGCCATTAAAGGTTTGGAACGTATGGTGAAAACCTTAGCTATTATGCAGCGTTCTTGCCCTGGACCTTTACGCTATACCGTTGTGCCAACAATGTATGATAAACGTACCAGAGCGTCATTGGCGGCGCTTAAAGAGCTGCAAGAAACTTACCCTAAAAATATTTGGAATTCAGTTATTCCCATCGATACCAAGTTCCGTGACGCCAGTCTTCGTCACACACCGCCTTCTTATCATATTAAGAACTGTCGTGGTGTTTTTGCTTACCAAACACTATTAGCGCACCTACTGCAAATGACCGATGAGCAGGGGCTATTATGA